The Medicago truncatula cultivar Jemalong A17 chromosome 4, MtrunA17r5.0-ANR, whole genome shotgun sequence genome includes a region encoding these proteins:
- the LOC11444180 gene encoding uncharacterized protein, with the protein MNQHNQGLGVQSSVPMKRKRGRPRKEDNVVHGVQKPENVLNFNQTAGTTNNSDSGMLGKTVTGVIEATFNDGYLVNVKATDSDSFLRGVVFLPGQVMPVTAENDVAPHVQMINRTEFPIPMPNSQTNEVQVMPDTEENVVVPHVSQMIKQMFAIPKPNSQTHVVQVMPVTAENDVAPHVNQVINTKEFPIPMPNSQTNAVQVMPDTEENDVVPHFSQMIKQMFAIPKPNFQTNEVHGSLPPLQSIKPQIPVPLPGENVLPTEVHSSISVPPGISDAEHVNQSSCLNSKMDCDKTAEQSDKLHELDASTQVEESGAAKESRPASETMNLFPTIENTDKQLRNEQVFPSVNQLNELVHDDPNNSNIELNLVIVSAEPESMPSEQISKPVENFVEKQNLAETNVQEDSNTTLVSIDTLSNVYNTPNSNGNPSTGIANILEMVPNQAVETKQPESMQSEQVGQSDPYGNKLSSEGCKFMDKIDPQNCSSLGDVNRVDFNHPTESLVDAGPSDNQIGAGTL; encoded by the coding sequence atgaacCAACACAATCAAGGATTGGGCGTTCAATCAAGTGTTCCAATGAAAAGAAAACGTGGCCGGCCACGAAAAGAAGATAATGTAGTTCATGGAGTGCAAAAACCTGAGAATGTATTGAACTTCAATCAAACCGCTGGAACAACTAATAATTCCGATAGTGGTATGTTAGGGAAGACGGTCACCGGTGTCATTGAAGCAACTTTCAATGATGGATACCTTGTTAATGTTAAGGCGACAGATTCTGATTCTTTTTTGAGAGGCGTCGTGTTTCTTCCCGGACAAGTTATGCCAGTTACTGCAGAAAATGATGTGGCTCCCCATGTCCAAATGATCAACAGGACAGAGTTTCCGATTCCAAtgccaaactctcaaacaaatgAGGTACAAGTTATGCCTGATACTGAAGAAAATGTTGTGGTTCCGCATGTCAGCCAAATGATCAAGCAGATGTTTGCAATTCCAAAGCCAAACTCTCAAACCCATGTGGTTCAAGTTATGCCAGTTACTGCAGAAAATGATGTGGCTCCCCATGTCAACCAAGTGATCAACACGAAAGAGTTTCCAATTCCAATGCCAAACTCTCAAACCAATGCGGTACAAGTTATGCCAGATACCGAAGAAAATGATGTGGTTCCCCATTTCAGCCAAATGATCAAGCAGATGTTTGCAATTCCAAAGCCAAACTTTCAAACCAATGAGGTACATGGTTCTCTTCCCCCATTACAATCAATCAAGCCACAAATACCGGTGCCTTTGCCTGGAGAGAACGTGCTACCGACAGAGGTTCACTCCAGTATCTCAGTTCCACCAGGGATATCAGATGCTGAGCATGTGAATCAGTCTTCCTGTCTCAATTCAAAGATGGACTGTGATAAAACTGCTGAACAAAGTGATAAATTGCACGAACTCGATGCTTCCACTCAGGTAGAAGAATCTGGTGCAGCAAAAGAGTCAAGGCCTGCATCTGAAACCATGAACCTGTTTCCAACAATTGAAAACACTGATAAGCAGCTCAGAAATGAACAAGTATTTCCTTCTGTGAATCAGCTGAATGAGTTGGTTCATGATGatccaaataattcaaatattGAACTCAACTTGGTTATTGTATCTGCTGAACCTGAATCTATGCCATCTGAACAGATTAGTAAACCTGTTGAAAACTTTGTGGAGAAGCAGAACTTAGCAGAAACAAATGTACAAGAAGATTCAAATACAACTCTTGTTTCTATTGATACTTTGAGCAATGTTTATAATACCCCAAACTCAAATGGAAATCCAAGTACTGGCATTGCTAATATTCTGGAAATGGTACCGAATCAAGCAGTTGAGACTAAACAACCTGAATCCATGCAATCTGAACAGGTTGGTCAGTCTGATCCttatggtaacaagctttcatCTGAAGGATGCAAGTTCATGGACAAGATTGATCCTCAAAACTGTAGCTCTCTTGGTGATGTTAATAGGGTGGATTTCAATCATCCGACTGAATCTTTAGTTGATGCTGGGCCTTCTGACAACCAGATTGGAGCAGGCACCTTATAA
- the LOC11444718 gene encoding uncharacterized protein — protein MGNCCRAAPSMEFGGEDWGSLKSSKPKACRSSSSKVFDEAHLDHPQKENDLLERLRASGDASGKVTLKISKSELAELLGAIQNSSNNQEPQKQMKKKTTNELGSAEQVLYRLIKARDHEIANKHDHWKPVLETIPECC, from the coding sequence ATGGGAAACTGTTGCAGGGCAGCACCTTCAATGGAGTTTGGTGGAGAAGACTGGGGATCTTTGAAGTCGTCTAAGCCAAAGGCATGTCGTTCATCATCAAGTAAGGTGTTTGATGAAGCTCATCTTGATCATCCTCAGAAAGAGAATGATCTATTAGAAAGGCTTAGAGCTTCTGGAGATGCAAGTGGGAAGGTAACATTAAAGATTTCAAAGTCAGAGCTGGCTGAATTATTGGGAGCTATTCAAAATAGTAGTAATAATCAAGAACCACAGAagcagatgaagaagaagacgaCGAATGAATTAGGTTCTGCAGAACAAGTTCTTTATCGGTTAATAAAAGCCAGAGACCATGAAATTGCAAACAAGCATGATCACTGGAAACCGGTGTTAGAGACTATTCCTGAATGTTGTTAA
- the LOC11427121 gene encoding uncharacterized protein, translating to MGNCCKPSSSMEWVGEDWESLRSKPESRKTKPYPSSSKVFDEASLDHHQKENDVLGKLRASCDASGKVTLKISKSELAELLGAIQQNNINSSNQQPKQQMKKKKELASAEEVLFRLMKAKDHEHHWKPVLETIPE from the coding sequence ATGGGAAACTGTTGCAAACCATCATCTTCAATGGAGTGGGTTGGGGAGGACTGGGAATCTTTGAGGTCTAAACCTGAATCAAGGAAGACAAAGCCATATCCATCATCAAGCAAGGTGTTTGATGAAGCTAGTCTTGATCATCACCAGAAGGAGAATGATGTATTAGGAAAGCTTAGAGCTTCTTGTGATGCAAGTGGGAAGGTGACGTTGAAGATTTCAAAGAGCGAACTCGCTGAATTATTGGGAGCGATACAACAGAATAATATTAATAGTAGTAATCAACAGCCAAAGCagcagatgaagaagaaaaaggaattAGCTTCTGCAGAAGAAGTTCTATTTAGGCTAATGAAAGCCAAAGACCATGAGCATCACTGGAAACCAGTTCTAGAGACTATTCCTGAATGA
- the LOC11437577 gene encoding uncharacterized protein has protein sequence MAKGRKFTTNRNERLLGTNYIQSSNTTHEVTDFREEDVWSIVEDRDHNVNFTPGDWDSRAPSRRFNHGGLSLPFENPVSNVATTSSRNVHHQYRNVATSAPVNVPDWSKILRVESVESLHDMDDDNESEMVPPHEYLARGRKMAANSVFEGVGRTLKGRDLRRVRDAVWNQTGFDG, from the coding sequence ATGGCGAAGGGTCGCAAATTCACCACCAACCGAAACGAACGGTTGTTAGGAACAAACTATATTCAAAGCTCCAACACCACTCATGAAGTAACCGATTTCAGGGAAGAAGATGTGTGGTCCATAGTTGAAGATCGTGACCACAACGTCAATTTCACTCCCGGCGATTGGGATTCACGCGCACCTTCACGGCGTTTCAACCACGGCGGTTTGTCACTGCCGTTTGAGAATCCGGTGAGTAATGTTGCGACGACGTCGTCAAGAAACGTGCACCACCAGTACCGGAACGTTGCTACGTCAGCGCCGGTAAACGTGCCGGATTGGAGTAAGATACTCCGAGTTGAATCAGTGGAATCGTTGCATGATATGGATGATGATAACGAATCGGAGATGGTTCCGCCGCATGAGTATTTGGCGCGTGGCCGGAAAATGGCGGCAAATTCAGTTTTCGAAGGGGTGGGTCGGACCTTAAAAGGCCGTGATTTGAGACGGGTTCGTGATGCTGTTTGGAACCAAACCGGGTTCGATGGTTGA
- the LOC11437886 gene encoding LOW QUALITY PROTEIN: calcium-dependent protein kinase 2 (The sequence of the model RefSeq protein was modified relative to this genomic sequence to represent the inferred CDS: deleted 2 bases in 1 codon; substituted 1 base at 1 genomic stop codon), whose amino-acid sequence MGCYTSKPEVDKFAPHRGYAAITADDDTTYRYVTVSAYSNQIQITTTPPKLDSLASPVTAPPNPKPSPTAQNVKTVQKTQKTILEKPYEDIKKLYTFGKELSRGKFGITYFCTENSTGQNYACRSILKRKLVSKADKEDIKREIQILQHFSGQPNIVKFKGAYEDSLSIHLVLEHCAYGELFDTINAHPHGYSERVVASLCRCIVNVVHTCHCMGVMHRDLNPENFLFSTKDKALTLKAVDFRFSVFIEEGKIYNDMVGSGCYVAPEVLLRSYGKEIDIWSAGIILYILLSGGPPFSPGTDKGLLNAVLEGELDLLSEPWPSISDSAKDLVKKMLTPDPKKRITSKQVLEHTWMRDGGEASDKPIDISVLSRMKQFRAINTFTKLGLKVMAENLAEEVKGLKETFENMDTDSSGTITYEELKTGLAQIGLMKAVSSYKSITKAXLVECMTLIINLTNCVIMYNVSQADVDGKGSIDYLEFISATMHRYRLERDENIHKAFQYFDKDSSGHITREELETALTKHGISDEAKIKEIVTEVYTDNDGKINYDEFCAMMRSGMPHQGPLF is encoded by the exons ATGGGTTGTTACACTAGCAAGCCAGAGGTGGACAAGTTTGCTCCCCATCGTGGATATGCCGCCATCACTGCCGATGATGATACTACTTATCGGTACGTTACTGTTTCAGCATATTCCAATCAGATTCAGATCACTACAACACCTCCAAAACTGGACTCACTTGCTTCACCAGTGACAGCACCACCAAATCCAAAACCCTCTCCCACAGCCCAAAATGTGAAAACTGTCCAGAAAACTCAAAAAACCATATTAGAAAAACCCTACGAAGATATAAAGAAGTTGTACACTTTTGGTAAAGAATTGAGTAGAGGGAAATTTGGGATTACTTATTTCTGCACTGAGAATTCCACTGGCCAAAATTATGCATGTAGGTCTATATTAAAGAGGAAGCTTGTGTCGAAAGCGGATAAAGAAGATATTAAAAGAGAGATTCAGATTCTGCAGCATTTTTCTGGTCAACCAAATATTGTGAAATTCAAAGGTGCTTATGAGGATAGCTTATCTATTCACCTTGTGCTAGAACATTGTGCTTACGGGGAACTATTTGATACAATCAATGCTCATCCTCACGGTTATTCAGAGAGAGTTGTTGCATCCTTATGCAGGTGTATTGTTAATGTTGTGCACACTTGTCATTGCATGGGTGTTATGCACCGCGACTTAAATCCGGAGAATTTCTTGTTCTCTACTAAGGATAAAGCTCTAACACTCAAGGCTGTTGATTTTAGATTCTCTGTCTTCATTGAAGAAG GAAAGATTTATAATGATATGGTAGGCAGTGGTTGCTACGTTGCTCCTGAGGTACTGCTTCGCAGTTATGGAAAAGAAATAGACATTTGGAGTGCAGGCATCATATTGTATATTCTACTTAGTGGTGGACCGCCTTTTTCACCTG GAACTGATAAGGGACTATTGAATGCCGTATTGGAGGGTGAACTTGACTTATTGAGTGAGCCATGGCCATCAATATCAGACAGTGCTAAAGATCTAGTCAAGAAGATGCTAACACCAGATCCAAAAAAGAGAATTACTTCTAAACAAGTCCTTG AACACACGTGGATGAGAGACGGTGGGGAGGCCTCTGATAAACCGATTGATATTTCAGTTCTATCTAGAATGAAACAGTTCAGGGCAATAAATACGTTCACGAAACTTGGGTTGAAG GTTATGGCTGAAAATCTAGCGGAAGAGGTTAAAGGTCTCAAGGAAACGTTTGAAAATATGGATACTGATAGTAGTGGCACCATCACCTATGAAGAATTGAAGACAGGATTGGCTCAAATTGGACTTATGAAAGCCGTAAGTAGTTATAAATCCATAACAAAAGCATGACTAGTTGAATGCATGACTCTTATCATAAACTTAACA AATTGTGTTATCATGTATAATGTTTCTCAGGCTGACGTTGATGGAAAAGGGTCGATTGACTATCTTGAATTCATATCGGCTACAATGCATAGGTACAGGCTTGAGCGAGATGAAAATATTCACAAGGCATTTCAGTATTTTGATAAAGACAGTAGTGG GCATATTACTAGAGAGGAATTGGAGACTGCCTTGACAAAGCATGGAATAAGTGACGAAgcaaaaataaaggaaatagTTACTGAGGTGTATACAGATAAT GATGGGAAAATAAACTATGATGAATTCTGTGCAATGATGAGAAGTGGAATGCCACATCAGGGACCGCTATTTTAA
- the LOC112420985 gene encoding uncharacterized protein has product MEQFSDASSYCQHIKSLSDQLSNVGAPVSNERMVLQLIYGLSDAYATVGSQIRHSEILPPFYKARSMVVLEETAMAKRTQNNIDNSAFISSQEKNSLNSPLARASRNQQITTSSRGGRSSSSNYRGGRTRGRGRGGRSHYHQNRTWNQSWAYPPWVSQWQPWATPPCPYHTIGNWQQSVAPNRQPGILRQRPQQAHMASTQPSYTPTDIQAAMQTLYMAPPNEQWYMDTGATSHMTAN; this is encoded by the coding sequence ATGGAGCAATTCTCAGATGCCTCATCATACTGCCAACACATTAAGTCTCTTTCTGATCAATTGTCTAATGTTGGTGCACCTGTTTCCAACGAACGTATGGTTCTTCAACTCATTTATGGCCTCTCTGATGCTTATGCTACAGTTGGCTCTCAAATTCGTCATTCTGAAATTCTGCCTCCTTTCTACAAGGCTCGATCTATGGTTGTCTTGGAAGAAACGGCCATGGCCAAACGCACGCAGAACAACATTGATAATTCTGCGTTTATTTCTTCTCAGGAGAAAAATTCTCTCAACTCTCCTCTTGCTCGAGCCAGCCGAAACCAACAAATCACCACTAGCAGTCGCGGCGGACGCAGTAGCTCAAGCAACTATCGTGGTGGACGAACTCGCGGTCGTGGTCGAGGCGGACGATCACATTATCATCAAAACAGGACATGGAATCAGTCGTGGGCATATCCTCCTTGGGTTTCACAGTGGCAGCCATGGGCCACTCCTCCTTGCCCTTATCATACCATTGGAAATTGGCAGCAATCAGTCGCTCCAAACCGCCAACCAGGCATTCTTAGACAGAGACCACAACAGGCACACATGGCTTCAACACAACCGTCATACACACCAACAGACATTCAAGCTGCAATGCAGACTTTATATATGGCTCCTCCTAACGAGCAGTGGTACATGGACACAGGAGCCACATCTCATATGACGGCAAACTGA